The DNA window TAGCTCCCCTCCAGCGCGCCGCCCGATGCGTAGAGGTTGCCCATCCCGTCGGCGCGGAGCGGGGCCGGCGCCCGCAGACGGACCGGCTGCAGGGGATAGAAGAGGACCGGGAGGCTCTCCTGGGGCTCCACCTGCAGGCGGAGGAGGGGGGCCGAGGGCGGGATCGCCCCGGCCGGCGCCGGAGGCTCGGAGAGGACCGGCTCCTCCGTCTGGGAGAGCCGCCAGCCGTCGCCCGTATAGACGTCCTCCGCCATCCCGCGCAGGTAGAGCGTCCCCCGGGCGGGCTCCCCGCGCAGGCGGAGCCGGAGGACCGGCGTCGGGTCGAGCAGCACCGGCCCGCCGAGGCGATCGTTGGCCTGCGCGAAGCCGGTGCTCGAGAGGTCGAAACCGGTCAGCCCGAGACCGCCGACGGGGACGCCCGCGCCGCGCAGCTGGCCCAGCGAGGGCAGGAGCCGGGCCAGACGGACGCCCAGCGAGCCCAGGCTGGCGGGCGGGATGGCGGAGGGCAGCGCGGAGACCAGCAGGAGAAGCGCGGCTCCGGCCAGCACGCCCGTCGCCAGCAGCCGCGCCGGGGTGGCGGCATAGGCGGGTGCCGGCCGGGCCGCCCCGCCGGAGCCGCCGCCCGACCCCGCGGCCCGGTCGGCGCCGGCGACGGCCTCCCGCGCCGCCAACCAGGCCAGCCCCAGCGCCATGGCCGGCCAGAGGACGTCGTAGGCCGGGTCCCAGTACCAGAGCCACTGCACCAGCAGGACGGCGGCGCCCAGCCCGAGGAGCCAGATGCCGCGCCCCTGCGACATGCGCTCGCGGTGCGCCACCACCCCCGCGGCCAGTCCGCCCAGCGTCATGAGCGCGTAGGCCACCGGGGGCGGTACCGCCTCGGGGTGGCCGCTCCAGGCGGCGGCGACCAGCTGGATCACCTGCACCAGGCCGAGGCGGAGGCGCCACCAGAGGAGGGGGTCGTAGCGGGCCGCCAGGCCCAGGGCGACCACCGCGGCCACCGCCAGCGTCGGGCTCAGCCAGCGCCAGCGGGCCAGCGCCCAGGCCGCGAGCGCCACCGGCAGCGCCGCCAGCAGGAAGGGGAGCGGCTCCAGCGGCACGTGCAGGAAGGGCCCGAAGCTCCAGGCCAGGAGGGCCAGATAGGCGTGGAAGAGCGTGATCTCCAGGAGCTGCCAGGCGAAGGCGCCCCCCTCCGCGGGCGGCTCCGCCCTCCGCCCGGGCGCCGGCAGGGCCGGTGCACGGCTAGAGGGATCGGGAGCGGCCAGCACCCTCACCCCCCAGGAGCGCCGCCAGCTCGCCCACGGAGGCGACGGCGTAGGCCGGGATCCCCGCCCGCGCCAGGTCGCCGAGAAGGCGGTCCGGGCCCGGCTCTCCCGCCGCCGCCCGGTGCGGGGCGAAGGGGAGGGAGCCGTCGCGCCCGGTGCCCCGGCGGGGCAGGGCGAGGAGGGCGAGCAGGCCGAAGCCGGCGCGCTGGAGGCGCTCCAGCGCCGCGGCCAGCGGCTGGTCGAAGCGGGGCGAGACGACGACCAGGGCCGTCCGGGCGGGCAGCTCCAGCGCCAGCTCGCCCAGGGCGGCGGCCATCTCCTCCTCGCCCGGCTGTGCCGCGGCCAGCGCCTCCAGGAGGAGCGCCATCTGCGCGTCGCCCGCCCGCGGCGCGATCCAGGTCCCGCCCTGGCCGGGGATCCAGGCGCCCACCGCCATGTTCCGGCCCAGCCAGGCGCGGGCGCAGGCCGCCACCAGCTCGCAGGCGGTGTCGAAGAGGTCGGCGGGAGCTTCCTCGCGGCCGCCGACCCGGCCGGCGGACTCCAGGTAGGCCCGGAGGCGGCCGTCCAGGACCAGGACGGCCTGGCCGCCGGCCGTCGGGTCGAACTGCTTGGTGAAGAGCATCCCGCGGCGGGCGCTGGCCTTCCAGTGGATCCAGCGCGCCGCGTCGCCCGGCTGGGCCGGCCGCGCCCCGGCCAGGCTGGTCGGGTCGGCCAGGTTCCGCCGCCGCGTCTCGGCCTGGCCGTAGGGCTCGCCGAGCGGCAGCGAGAGGCGTTCCAGCGGCAGCACGCGGGGGTAGACCGTCAACGTCTCTTCCCCCTCCACCCGCCAGCGGTGCTCAAAGAGGCCGAACGGATCGCGCACGGCCGCCTCCAGCGGACCCAGCCGGTAGCGGCCGCGACGCAGCGGGGCGGTGCGCAGCCGGTAGGTGGCCGAGGCGGAGACCGGCAGGGAGAGGAGGAGCGGGGCGGGCAGCAGGCCGACGCGGGCCCCGGGGGCGTCCTCGAGGCGCAGGCGCGGGACCGGCAGCCAGCCGTCGTTCTCCACCGCCAGCCCCACCTCGAGCCGGCCGCCGGCCGTGGTCCGGAGCCGCCCGCGCACGAAGGCGACCCGAACATGGCGCGCCGCGTAGAGCGTCCAGCCGCCCGAAAGGAGCAGGAGGCCGGTGAAGAGGTAGAAGACCGACCAGGGCAGCTGCCCGCCCATGAGCAGCGCGGCCAGACCCAGGGCGGCCCAGAGCGCCGGCAGCCAGGGATCGCTCAAGCGGAGGTGGCGCAAAGCCTATCCCCCCCGCCTCACCCGCACCTGGTCCGGCAGGGGCGTCCGGGCGAGGATGTCGCGGAGCACCATCTCCGGGCCCACCTGCTGCCAGCGCGCCTCCGGCCGCAGGATCAGGCGGTGGCCCAGCGCCGGTTCGGCCAGCGCCTTGACGTCCTCGGGCAGGACGTAGTCGCGGCCCAGGAGGGCGGCGCGCGCGCGCGCCAGCGCCGCCAGCGCCACGGCCGCCCGGGGGCTGGCGCCCAGCTGGACATCGGGGTGGGAGCGGGTGGCGGCGATGACGTCGACCAGGTAGGCGCGCAGCGCCGGGTCGACGTAGACTTGGCGCACCCGCTCCTGGGCCGCCAGCACTTCCTCCGGCGTCGCCACCTGCTCCAGGGTGCGAAGCGGCTCGTCGCCGTGCAGCCGGTCCAGGAGGAGCGCCTCCTCGTCGGGCGCCGGGTAGCCGATGCGGAGGCGGAGGCCGAAGCGGTCGAGCTGGGCCTCGGGCAGCGGGTAGGTCCCCTCGAAGTCGACGGGGTTCTCCGTCGCCAGCACCAGGAAGGGGCGCGGCAGCGGGCGGGTGACGCCGTCCACGCTCACCTGGCGCTCCTCCATGCACTCCAGCAGGCTCGACTGGGTCTTGGGCGAGGCGCGGTTGATCTCGTCGGCCAGCACGATCTGGTGGAAGACGGGGCCGGGTTCGAAGCGGAAGTCGCCGCGGTGCGGGTCCCAGACCGAGGTGCCCGTCACGTCCGAGGGCAGGAGGTCGGGCGTGAACTGCAGGCGGGCGAAGCTGGCGCCCAGCGAGACGGCCAGCGCCTTGACCAGCATGGTCTTCCCGGTACCCGGCACGTCCACGATCAGCACGTGGCGGTCGGCCAGGAGCGCCGTCAGCAGAAGCTCGATCGCCTGCCGCTTGCCCAGGATGACGCGCTCCACGTTGGCCGTCACCCGGGCGGCCAGGTCGCGTACGTCGGGATACTCGGGCATAGGATTCTCCCTTGCACCGGATTGCGGAATCATCGTATCACGAAACTTGCGCCGCCCGAGGCCGAGGCGCCCCGGGCGCTGGGAGGGATGGCCGGTGGGCGGGAGAGGGAAGGCGGGCGCCGCGGGCGGGGCGGGCGAAGGCTACCGGGGCCAGCGGGTGGCCGTCATCGGTCTCGGCCGCTCCAACCTGCCGCTGGTCCGCTGGCTGCTGGAGCGGGGGGCGCGGGTGACGCTCTTCGACCGGCAGACGGCGGCCGAACTGGGCGAGCGGATGGCGCCGCTGGCTGGCCTGGGCGTGGAGATGCGCCTGGGACCGGGCTACCTGGACGAGGGGTTGGAACGCTTCGATCGGCTGGTGCTGACACCCGGCATGCGTCTCGACCTGCCCCAGGTGGAGGAAGCGCGCCGGCGCGGCGTCCCCCTCGACGGCGAGATCGCCATCCTGCTCCGCGAGCTGGCCGCGCGGGGCGCGCGGGTCGTCGGCATCACCGGCAGCTCCGGCAAGACGACCACCACCAGCCTGGCCGGGCGGATCTTCGCCGCCGCCGGCCTGCGCACCTGGGTGGGGGGGAACATCGGCGACCCGCTGATCGACCGGGTCGACCGGATCAGTGCCGGCGACACGGTGGTGCTGGAGCTCTCCAGCTTCCAGCTGCGCACCGTCGACCGGAGCCCGCAGGCGGCCGCGCTCCTCAACGTGCGGCCCAACCACCTGGACGTGCACCCTTCCTTCGAGGACTACGTGGAGAGCAAGCGGCGCATCGTGCGCTTCCAGGTGCCGGAGGACGTGGCTGTCCTCAACGCCGAGGACGAGATCTGCCGCGCCACCCCGACGCCGGCCCGCCGGCTCTGGTTCGCGCTGGAGCCGTCGGCGCTGCCCGCCGGGGGGGAGGGGGCCGCCTGGCTGGAGGAGGGGCGCCTGCGGCTGCGCTGGGAGGGGTGCTCCGAGGAGCTGGGCGAGGCGCGGCAGATCCCCCTGCGCGGGCGCCACAACG is part of the Bacillota bacterium genome and encodes:
- a CDS encoding MoxR family ATPase, translating into MPEYPDVRDLAARVTANVERVILGKRQAIELLLTALLADRHVLIVDVPGTGKTMLVKALAVSLGASFARLQFTPDLLPSDVTGTSVWDPHRGDFRFEPGPVFHQIVLADEINRASPKTQSSLLECMEERQVSVDGVTRPLPRPFLVLATENPVDFEGTYPLPEAQLDRFGLRLRIGYPAPDEEALLLDRLHGDEPLRTLEQVATPEEVLAAQERVRQVYVDPALRAYLVDVIAATRSHPDVQLGASPRAAVALAALARARAALLGRDYVLPEDVKALAEPALGHRLILRPEARWQQVGPEMVLRDILARTPLPDQVRVRRGG
- a CDS encoding DUF58 domain-containing protein; amino-acid sequence: MRHLRLSDPWLPALWAALGLAALLMGGQLPWSVFYLFTGLLLLSGGWTLYAARHVRVAFVRGRLRTTAGGRLEVGLAVENDGWLPVPRLRLEDAPGARVGLLPAPLLLSLPVSASATYRLRTAPLRRGRYRLGPLEAAVRDPFGLFEHRWRVEGEETLTVYPRVLPLERLSLPLGEPYGQAETRRRNLADPTSLAGARPAQPGDAARWIHWKASARRGMLFTKQFDPTAGGQAVLVLDGRLRAYLESAGRVGGREEAPADLFDTACELVAACARAWLGRNMAVGAWIPGQGGTWIAPRAGDAQMALLLEALAAAQPGEEEMAAALGELALELPARTALVVVSPRFDQPLAAALERLQRAGFGLLALLALPRRGTGRDGSLPFAPHRAAAGEPGPDRLLGDLARAGIPAYAVASVGELAALLGGEGAGRSRSL
- the murD gene encoding UDP-N-acetylmuramoyl-L-alanine--D-glutamate ligase, whose amino-acid sequence is MGGRGKAGAAGGAGEGYRGQRVAVIGLGRSNLPLVRWLLERGARVTLFDRQTAAELGERMAPLAGLGVEMRLGPGYLDEGLERFDRLVLTPGMRLDLPQVEEARRRGVPLDGEIAILLRELAARGARVVGITGSSGKTTTTSLAGRIFAAAGLRTWVGGNIGDPLIDRVDRISAGDTVVLELSSFQLRTVDRSPQAAALLNVRPNHLDVHPSFEDYVESKRRIVRFQVPEDVAVLNAEDEICRATPTPARRLWFALEPSALPAGGEGAAWLEEGRLRLRWEGCSEELGEARQIPLRGRHNVANVLAAAGLARALGVPAAVAWRAVLDFRPVEHRLELCGRAGGATWVNDSIATAPDRTVAGLEAFEEPVVLIAGGYDKHLSYRQLAERMLGRVRLAVLLGQTGPVIARELEQAAAERDVEPPPVLRVGSLEEAVEAARQHARPGDVVLFSPASASYDMFRDFEERGRRFKELVGRLGRREAAAGVRNGEEPGGAEG
- a CDS encoding DUF3488 and transglutaminase-like domain-containing protein — encoded protein: MRVLAAPDPSSRAPALPAPGRRAEPPAEGGAFAWQLLEITLFHAYLALLAWSFGPFLHVPLEPLPFLLAALPVALAAWALARWRWLSPTLAVAAVVALGLAARYDPLLWWRLRLGLVQVIQLVAAAWSGHPEAVPPPVAYALMTLGGLAAGVVAHRERMSQGRGIWLLGLGAAVLLVQWLWYWDPAYDVLWPAMALGLAWLAAREAVAGADRAAGSGGGSGGAARPAPAYAATPARLLATGVLAGAALLLLVSALPSAIPPASLGSLGVRLARLLPSLGQLRGAGVPVGGLGLTGFDLSSTGFAQANDRLGGPVLLDPTPVLRLRLRGEPARGTLYLRGMAEDVYTGDGWRLSQTEEPVLSEPPAPAGAIPPSAPLLRLQVEPQESLPVLFYPLQPVRLRAPAPLRADGMGNLYASGGALEGSYQLVVRLIAPGGPGYDLSPQAGPVPPPDQGTDLQLPATLPARVKRLAEQVTAGLGDPLARAQALEAFLKRTYPYTLDASAPPPGRDFTDFFLFDERQGYCTYYSTAMVVMLRTLGIPARWVTGFRVDLGSATPLPDGSRSLEVRNEDAHAWVEAWIPGRGWVPFDPTPGSGATGAQASVAPSAPDAPAPGRSAPPPQVRQPQEGQTGDAGPASGRAGRGSPAVLALGAALLLALLWAGRGWWREAAPAAGSREQVGRLFRLAERLGRHYGLPRQQGETPGEYARRVGRVYPSLVPPLSRLAALYERALFAPAAPAAAESAEARRAWEELNRAWAGLAGRWRHAWHRWLAW